From Sphaeramia orbicularis chromosome 21, fSphaOr1.1, whole genome shotgun sequence:
GTATTCTAGTCTTAAGATTCTGAACATAATTTGTTGAGTTAAAAGTATAAATGTAGTTGAGCTGAAGACCTGGAagaagataaaacacattaactCTTACAGTTCAGGTGAGCTGATGTGAAAGTGTAAGTGGAAAAGCAACATTATTGAAGTGGTATCagtcatgtgtttttgtttgtgaacGTACCTCGCTTTTCAACGGCGTCCAAACAAATCTGAACAAATTTGGGCACTGAAGTTCCTTCTCGCTCACAGAGAGTTAACAGATGGCAGCCGAAAACCCGATCTGACACAAAACCACTCTTTATGATCAGTTAGGGTTACAGATTAAATATATGCTGTCCATATGTTTTCCTTGGTTTGAAGTCTGACTTCACCTCAATAATCCCCGAAACAGTTTATTGAACAAAATCCTTTCTTTAATAATTAAACTTCATATGAAGAAACTATGTTAAAATGTTTTCAGTGTTGCAAACCTGTCTGAGCTGTAGGTGATGCTGTTTGGGTTTACTCAGATTATCACAACTacccagaactaaccctaacccacccagaactaaccctaaacctaacctacccagaactaaccctaaacctaacctacccagaactaaccctaaacctaacctaccCAGAACTAACCCTGACCAacccagaactaaccctaacccacccagaactaaccctaacccacccagaaataaccctaacccatccagaactaaccctaacccacccagaactaaccctaacccacccagaactaaccctaacccatccagaactaaccctaacccacccagaactaaccctaaacctaacctaccCAGAACTAACCCTGACCAacccagaactaaccctaacccacccagaactaaccctaacccacccagaaataaccctaacccatccagaactaaccctaacccacccagaactaaccctaacctacccagaactaaccctaacccacccagaactaaccctaacccatccagaactaaccctaacccacacagaactaaccctaacccacacagaactaaccctaacccacacagaactaaccctaacccacccagaACTAGCCCTAACCTACCcagaactaaccctaaacctaacctaccCAGAACTAACCCTGACCAacccagaactaaccctaacccatccggaaataaccctaacccacccagaaataaccctaacccatccagaactaaccctaacccacccagaactaaccctaacccacacagaactaaccctaacccacacagaactaaccctaacccacccagaACTAGCCCTAACCTACCcagaactaaccctaaacctaacctaccCAGAACTAACCCTGACCAacccagaactaaccctaacccgcccagagctaaccctaacccacccagaactaaccctaacccacccagaactaaccctaaacctaacctaccCAGAACTAACCCTGACCAacccagaactaaccctaacccgcccagagctaaccctaacccacccacaactaaccctaacccacccacaactaaccctaaacctaacctaccCAGAACTAACCCTGACCAacccagaactaaccctaacccacccagaGCTTACCCTAACCCacccagaactaaccctaacccacccaaactaaccctaactcatccagaactaaccctaacccacccagaACTAACCCTGACCAacccagaactaaccctaacccgcccagagctaaccctaacccacccagaactaaccctaacccacccagagctaaccctaacccacccacaactaaccctaaacctaacctaccCAAACCTAACACTGACCAAcacagaactaaccctaacccacccagaGCTTACCCTAACCCacccagaactaaccctaacccacccaaactaaccctaactcatccagaactaaccctaacccacccagaagtaaccctaacccacccagaactaaccctaacccatccagaactaaccctaacccacccagaaataaccctaacccatccagaactaaccctaacccacccagaactaaccctaacccacccagaACTAGCCCTAACCTACCcagaactaaccctaaacctaacctaccCAGAACTAACCCTGACCAacccagaactaaccctaacccacccagaactaaccctaacccatccagaaataaccctaacccacccagaaataaccctaacccatccagaactaaccctaacccacccacaactaaccctaacccacccacaactaaccctaacccacccagagctaaccctaacccacccagaGCTAACACTAACCCACccacaactaaccctaacccaaccacaactaaccctaaacctaacctaccCAGAACTAACCCTGACCAGcccagaactaaccctaacccgcccagagctaaccctaacccacccagaactaaccctaacccacccagagctaaccctaacccacccacaactaaccctaacccacccacaactaaccctaaacctaacctaccCAGAACTAACCCTGACCAACccacaactaaccctaacccaaaccgctaaccctaacccctaacccctaatccctTACCCTTACCTTAACCCATAACCCTCTaaacttaaccttaaccctatgtGTAAGGAAGATGTAAACCTTTGATGAGGCCTTTCTCCTGCAGTGTCTTCATGGACGGGCGTCTGCTGATGAACTTCTTCAACCTGTTTTTCACTCCATTCTTGTCGGCGCTGTCTGAGCTGCTGTGTTTCAGCTTCGAACCACCAAACACATCTACGAAAAAAATCAAGCATCAACAGTACGATTATTTAAACGTGATGAAGTTTCCATGACTGTGTGGACGGTGTGTCTTGTCTTAAACATGTGATATTCAGACTGACTGATGGAGCGTCTGTGCGCCTGGTTGTGTGGTTTGGGGGAGGTAGTTGCAGATCCAGATCCATATCCAGGTAAGGAGCTGTGTCTGGGCAGGTACTCGGTACTGTTGGACCTCCACAAGGGACGACCTCCGGCAGCTTTAGTCTGAGTGCAAAGACACCAggacactgtaagcccggactttgtatttactaaaatgctttaattacaatgtacttagatgatttaagttttattccattactataaaatgttcagtatattctactaatttgtagacgtagtcgaaagtacaaaaaagtttaagttgaatggatttaaatcactaacttttagtcatgaccacacctttttatctccgcattgcattgtgggtattgggcatgttgttgaaaacgtgttatttttctgtgcaggggttcagtggggttgtggtgttagtgttaattttgacttaatgtgtgtatggcaatgtttattggcctttttgtatttgtctttgtttttttgtagagttgcaccatgagtgagagccacaggcccaacaatggctttactgttcatctgtgattgattttgtaaaataaaaatctaTATGTCTTGTCAAGTTAAGAGCATTTCATGTACTGTCAAATTTCAGTGAGCAGACTTCCTCTCAATATTcaatccatgctacaatatattaagtttaatgattatacaaagcaatttatattgcaaaagattttaatttaaatcatcttggattgagtacaatgaactgatgatataaaGTTAATGATCAtataaagcaattgacattgcaacaaatttaaagttaaattaacttggcatttagtgtgttgtacttaaaatagcaattccattcaaatccagcatttaagtttaatacactcaagttttcactactcattaatttttttaaggcaaccggtttactcaaatattttaagtaaactcaacttatccgatCTTACAGTGTAAAGGACACTCAGACAGCCTAACccaaagacagacaaacaggaggtCCACATGTTATCCAGACCATGTGACATCTGAGTATTTCAGCTGGACTTACCGCAGAGCTGATGTTCTGTCGGATCGCATCGTACCATTTATTGGCTGTGGATACACTGTCTGTCTGCATCAAATACTCACTGCCTGTGTTTGTTGTAATCTGGAAAACATGAGTTAGAGCAGGAAGTCCAGAAAGAAGAAACAGTTGGACTTAGGTGGTTAGGCTTAGCAAACCCTAACCCAGAACTAATTAGTACTAAGAACGAAAACTAAAAATGGTAATAATTAACATGAAAATAATATGtttgaaaaaagagaaaagcagcAGAATTCAGTGTCTGTCCACTGGtgggtttgtctctgtctgttaCCTGGAAGACGTTCTTCCTGCTGGATTTCTCTGAGTTCCAGTCGATCACAGCTCCACTCAGATGAATCTCATCTATGGTCGGTTTCTGAACAGAATGAGTTTTAAAAGACTTTACTGACAGAATCAAACATAACCACGAccaacaaacacatacacacgatGTTACATGTATGTCAATACAAACACATATATGTGATGTGTAGACGAAACAGAAAGTAGTGACGACAATCAAAAGACATCAACTAAAAGTAGATTGAGTACATtaaagagtgatatttagctttttttttttttttaatgaaattcttcattttcaaacatttccctgtggtctacataaactgtaaatgttctgcttgagtctgaattctacattaattcaactccacaggtccatcttcaaccctatttctgactaatgacatcagaaaggtaattttgagcgctggccctttaaatgcaaatgagacacttcacgccccgccccctccaggttgttagctgtgctgctctgtcctgttcgaccaacaactgaacattttagctaatctgcttgaagtttggacatattttcagcatggactacaactgctgctgctgacaaacaattatgtcgtacttgaagaaatattcatcagaagtcttgaccttatatgtgcaaatgtcatggtgtaactagttatagacgtaacaaattaagaagaaattaaaacaggttgtagaaatccactggatttttgccaaaatgaatataaagatagctttgcagcacctggagggttcaaattcaaactttatgaactattagggtccaaatacacaaataaatgaaccaaggaCTAATAAAAGTTTAGctaaatgtgacccctttaagtagTGGTTTGGAAGAGGACCAGCTGTGACACTATTACATTATTTGCCCTTTCCAGTCTTGTGTGTCTTCCTCAGGACCGAGTGTCTTCTTTGAGATGAACCTGagttgttagggttagggtcagggttagggttagccctgaccttgaccctaacactaaccctttaGATCACGGGGAGTGAACGTCCAACATGAACTTCATACCAGagcagtttgttgttgtttatcttTATAAAACAGTAGCTGGTCTGAGGTCAGTACAGTCCACGTTAACGTCCAGTTCTTCCGCTGCTTTTTCCTTCCGTCTGAGATTTTTGCCATGTTCAGGTGTTCTCCTTTAACCTTCACCTGAAAAAACGGGGAAACCATAAACTAAACAGTCATGTTACCAGTTTGATGTTTCACATTAAATCTTGAAAGAATGAAAGTGTACTGGTGGTTCGAACAGCGCCGCTCCTCCTCCCATAATGACGTTGTGTTGAGACTGATTCCTGCGATGGCGTGAAATCTGAACACAAGACAATAAATAATTTACCTTCTGCACTTAGACATGTCCAATGAGTAATTCCACCTGATGTCTCCAGATTTCAGAAAATCTCCTTGATCGTCATCAATTTGTTTCATACTTTTACAAAATAAGGTTATTACTTAACGTTAGTAAAACCACACAAAATGTCAGGcttacattttcatcatttttttgtaatattgaCAGTAATTGTAGAAACCAGTGATCCAAAAAAAGATGTTCAGTTCAATAAGGCATTACTAAACCAAGCACAACATCTGAAAAACTAATGAAGATGACACAAATAAACTGTAATGAACCTTTACTAGAACTAATAACATTATTCCTGAAAGTTTGAGGAGAGTTAGAGATTTGAAACGGACCCTAATGTTTGTAGTAAATCTGTAATTAATGTGTGtgaaataaatgtttgtttttactgaccGGAGCTGGAGGAGGCTCTGAATCCTGCAGAACCATGGACTTGGACTGACTCGACCGGTCTCCGGAGCTTTGAGAACTTTTAACCCGAAGCTGCACAGATCCCTGCTGTTTGTTCACATTCTGAAGGTTTGTTATtctgaaaaacacaacataaagacACTGGGCTCAGAAACACTGGGTCATATTTAACATTGGGTTAAGATTATGGgaaatatattttcatattttttaatctcCTGTGTGTCAAATTAGTTAAGAAGACAGTGTTTCTGACTACACTTGAATACCAAATAAAATGTTCATAATAACCCAATTAGACAGTGAAGGTAACACCTGATGACCGAACAAAAATCCCCATTaacaaggtcagaggtcaaagggcaCTAAGATACACTCTGTTACTGTTTTAATGGTCTGGTTATTGTTAGTACAACCAGTGATGTGGAAACAGCAGAGTGGTGTGAAATAAACAACTTGACTTTGAAcatcaagaaaaaagaaaatgatcgGTGAGTTCAGAAGGAAAAGGAATGATCATCAGCCTGTGACAGTAACAGGAGAAGGTCTGGAGGGGGTTGACCTTCAAGTTTGTGGACACACACATATTGGAACATCTTACATGAACACAAAACACTGACTGCCTGATGTGGAAAACACTGCAGTCTTCACACTTCCTGAGGGTCTCACCTGCTGCTGTTCTTTGACTGCTGTTCAGTGGAAACTATTCGTACTTATGGCAACAGCCTGGCAGCAGAAAAGGCCTTACTGAGGGAGACCAAGGCTGCACAAAGAACAACCACAAACATCTACCCAAAACATTATAACCTCCTGCTGTTTtcagaaaacaacaaatattcTGCAGGACTCATCCCACCCAGACTGTCAGCTGGCTGAACTCTCACCCACAGGCAGGTGTGATTGGACAGTTCAAAGCAGAACCTCCAGACAGGTGACAGTTTTTACTCAAACGCCAtcacaacactgaacacaaatctacacaaaaactgaactatctatctatctatctatctatctatctgtctgtctgtctgtctgtctgtctttatttcttttatttcataaCCTCTACAGATATATGAATTACATAAAACTCATAAGACTTTTAATCATTATATCAGTGAAAAACAGTGAGTCTGAGGCTGGTTGgactttttcctgttttgttccTGTTTGTGGCTCAATTGCCTAACTGTGGTTTCATAATATTTAGTCTGTCATTAAGACAAAGGGAAACCTGCCGTACAAgtgaaaatagcaaaaatagCACTTTTTCAACAGCACTGACTTCATTAAAATGTAAATGCTTTTTGGTGAGTTGAAACGTGATTTCCGGGTTTCAAAACTGTAGCTGCAAAATATTCAatataaatgttttattatgtaattgTAACCCTaattcatatatacatatatacatgtatatatatatatatatatatatatatatatacacacacacacacacacacacacatataaattagtgctgtcaaacaattaaaattttttaatctgattaatcacaggattgctgtggattaattttcaaTTAATTACAAtatgatacatttttaatttatattaatcacgtttttatttttgcatgagcaaacagactcaagaaagaagcgaatatatgcacttaacgtgttagctgaagtgctatcagaatccccgactaatgtatgctttgCATTAATgcggtattttaagatggaagtgctttggtgaaaagaaaactccttcctgcagagtgtgtacaATACTTTGTTggtcaactgttccgtcttgtttttcttgtccacatatttccatccagagggtcaacctgctgtttagtgtcttccatctttatgggtattttctgctgcctgtcactactggatcaactgaccatttgcacatgtgcgatggTATCTATACTTcaacaaactgccccaaatgcgttggcagatgggttaattgcattaaaatctttaattatttttaattataatgatggattaatctgcgttaattttAACAGCCCTAATatgacatttttgacatttttttggctCAGTTCTAATGCAAGTCCAGACCTTGGatcataaaaaatacat
This genomic window contains:
- the arhgap15 gene encoding rho GTPase-activating protein 15, translated to MAGIRITNLQNVNKQQGSVQLRVKSSQSSGDRSSQSKSMVLQDSEPPPAPISRHRRNQSQHNVIMGGGAALFEPPVKVKGEHLNMAKISDGRKKQRKNWTLTWTVLTSDQLLFYKDKQQQTALKPTIDEIHLSGAVIDWNSEKSSRKNVFQITTNTGSEYLMQTDSVSTANKWYDAIRQNISSATKAAGGRPLWRSNSTEYLPRHSSLPGYGSGSATTSPKPHNQAHRRSINVFGGSKLKHSSSDSADKNGVKNRLKKFISRRPSMKTLQEKGLIKDRVFGCHLLTLCEREGTSVPKFVQICLDAVEKRGLEVDGIYRVSGNLATIQKLRFIVDEEEDLDLDQSQWEDIHVITGALKMFFRELPEPLFPFKFFQQFVEAIKIKDPKQKVHAVKKLVQQLPKPNRDTMKLLFNHLHRVLAYSRKNLMSTQGISIVFGPTLMWPELDAGNMAVNMVYQNQIVEFILIENSEIFSL